A window of the Tiliqua scincoides isolate rTilSci1 chromosome 5, rTilSci1.hap2, whole genome shotgun sequence genome harbors these coding sequences:
- the LOC136652392 gene encoding olfactory receptor 6B1-like translates to MSQTERDNQTTVTEFLLLGFTLPPHLQTLLFVVFLAIYMVTMTGNILIAVVILVDHHLHKPMYFFLGNLSVLETCYISTILPRTLASFISDYHGIPFSGCFIQFYFFGSLACAECYLLSAMSYDRYVAICKPLHYVTLMNNRLCVLLSLTSWLTGFVLTAFTTFSASQLNFCGPNEIDHFLCDYTPLLRLSCSETQQTEMLMSVLGSTCTMPPLVLTLTSYAFIVKTIFKIPTTSGRRKAFSTCSSHLIVVTIFYGSLTIVYILPKSNMLKYLNKVFSVFYTILTPMINPFIYSLRNREFKEALRKVISRFGSLWRNKES, encoded by the coding sequence ATGTCCCAAACAGAAAGGGATAACCAAACAACAGTCACAGAATTCCTTCTCCTCGGATtcactcttcctccccacctgcagactctcctctttgttgtgtttttagCAATCTACATGGTGACCATGACTGGAAACATCCTTATAGCTGTGGTCATTCTGGTTGACCATCACCTTCACAagcccatgtacttcttcctggggaactTGTCTGTTCTGGAGACCTGCTACATCTCCACAATCCTTCCTAGGACTTTGGCCAGTTTTATTAGTGACTACCATGGGATTCCTTTTAGTGGGTGTTTCATTCAGTTCTATTTCTTTGGATCCTTAGCCTGTGCTGAGTGTTATCTCTTATCTGCGATGTCCTATGACAGGTATGTAGCCATATGTAAACCACTACATTATGTAACTCTTATGAACAACAGGCTCTGTGTTCTGCTGTCTCTTACTTCATGGCTAACAGGCTTTGTGTTGACTGCCTTTACAACATTCTCTGCTTCCCAGCTGAATTTCTGTGGCCCAAATGAAATTGACCATTTCCTTTGTGACTACACTCCATTGTTAAGGCTTTCCTGTAGTGAAACCCAGCAAACAGAAATGCTGATGTCTGTCTTGGGCTCCACATGTACAATGCCACCATTGGTGCTCACCCTGACCTCCTATGCATTCATCGTCAAGACTATTTTTAAGATCCCTACAACCAGTGGCAGGCGAAAAGCATTTTCTACCTGTTCTTCTCATCTGATAGTGGTCACCATTTTTTATGGAAGTCTTACAATTGTGTACATATTACCCAAGAGCAACATGCTGAAATATCTGAACAAAGTCTTCTCTGTTTTCTACACAATTCTGACTCCAATGATCAATCCCTTTATATACAGCCTGAGAAACAGAGAGTTCAAGGAGGCCCTTAGAAAAGTCATCAGCAGATTTGGGTCTTTGTGGAGAAACAAGGAGAGCTAA